In Halorhabdus rudnickae, the following proteins share a genomic window:
- a CDS encoding dihydrolipoyl dehydrogenase family protein yields MKTHVAIVGAYGSAGGAVARELAADPEIELTLIDDGDPGGGLCIQAGCMPSKELISAAEHRFAARADDRLTGSLPEVDLERVVQQKDEHTSNWAAGRRNGIEGLADRDHVEFIHGTAQFVDDRVIEVGDRRIEPDYVVVATGSTLDVPPIPGIDDVPVQTSADVFDATEFGDSAVVLGLGYVGLELAPYLSEAAGMDVTGVEVLPELVPEADDGFGEELAEHYRDAFDMDLLLNAEARQIEETDEGVAVTVDHEGEAQRLEADQLFVFTGRRPNLDGLGLEKTSLSPEEDWVADTMQARDDDRVFVVGDANGREPILHVGKHQATTAANNIQAHRSGESLESYQSVHHHVIFSALGRLPFVRVGHSAESATAAGIEHVTVDTAAADDGVFKAKDAPEGRARLVVGTDGTVLGYQGLHYHADAMAKTMQLAIEMELDVREIPDRAYHPTTPEILDALLSQATEKLDARESNQVDATR; encoded by the coding sequence ATGAAGACTCACGTTGCGATCGTTGGGGCGTACGGGTCGGCGGGCGGCGCCGTCGCGAGGGAACTCGCAGCGGATCCCGAAATCGAACTGACGTTGATCGACGACGGCGATCCGGGCGGTGGTCTGTGCATCCAGGCCGGCTGCATGCCTTCGAAAGAACTCATTTCGGCCGCCGAACACCGCTTTGCAGCGCGGGCCGACGATCGCCTGACGGGATCGCTTCCCGAAGTCGATCTGGAACGAGTCGTCCAGCAGAAGGACGAGCACACCTCGAACTGGGCGGCAGGCCGCCGCAACGGGATCGAGGGGTTGGCCGATCGCGACCACGTCGAGTTTATCCACGGCACCGCGCAGTTCGTCGACGATCGCGTGATCGAGGTCGGCGATCGTCGGATCGAGCCCGACTACGTCGTCGTCGCGACGGGATCGACGCTCGACGTCCCGCCGATTCCGGGGATCGACGACGTCCCAGTCCAGACGAGCGCTGACGTCTTCGATGCGACCGAGTTCGGCGACTCGGCGGTCGTGCTCGGACTGGGCTACGTGGGGCTCGAACTGGCTCCCTATCTCTCTGAAGCGGCCGGCATGGACGTGACCGGAGTCGAAGTGCTGCCCGAGCTGGTGCCCGAGGCCGACGATGGCTTCGGCGAGGAACTGGCCGAACACTATCGGGACGCCTTCGACATGGATCTGCTGTTGAACGCCGAAGCTCGACAGATCGAGGAGACCGACGAGGGCGTTGCCGTCACGGTCGACCACGAAGGGGAGGCCCAACGGCTCGAAGCCGACCAATTGTTCGTCTTCACCGGCCGCAGGCCTAATCTCGATGGACTTGGGCTCGAAAAGACGAGTCTCAGCCCTGAGGAAGACTGGGTCGCCGATACGATGCAGGCCCGAGACGACGACCGCGTGTTCGTCGTCGGCGACGCCAACGGCCGTGAGCCAATCTTGCACGTCGGCAAGCACCAGGCGACGACGGCAGCGAACAACATCCAGGCACATCGCTCGGGAGAGAGTCTCGAGTCCTACCAGTCCGTCCACCATCACGTCATCTTCTCGGCGCTGGGTCGGCTGCCGTTCGTTCGCGTCGGCCACTCCGCGGAGTCAGCCACGGCGGCCGGCATCGAGCACGTGACGGTCGATACCGCCGCCGCGGACGACGGCGTTTTCAAGGCCAAAGACGCCCCCGAAGGGCGAGCGCGACTCGTCGTCGGCACGGACGGCACAGTGTTGGGCTATCAGGGCCTGCACTATCACGCCGACGCCATGGCCAAGACGATGCAACTGGCCATCGAGATGGAACTGGACGTCCGAGAGATTCCCGACCGGGCGTATCACCCGACCACGCCCGAAATCCTCGACGCGCTGCTATCGCAAGCGACCGAAAAACTCGACGCACGCGAGAGTAACCAAGTTGACGCTACTCGCTGA
- a CDS encoding energy-coupling factor transporter transmembrane component T family protein, with protein sequence MTALSNHVPDPRLMTAYAEHQEGPMHRLNPWTKIGLLGALVLAVTILEDLVPLVGLYGAVLVAYVGAGLPVRRLLGWFTLPTLFVVSIGGPLLIMEPGTPIGGILETPLGGLSVTWTGATLVVELAARSLTVVTFVLATAMTTRYADVATVLDRLFPSPIDQVALLTYRFTFVMLETLEDLVKAAQARGATLSTFWSNRGLYARMLGMTMLTAIERSERLVASMEARGYDGDIAMNSAIPRPSLLELAAVLAAYGLVAAYVLTSMGVLA encoded by the coding sequence GTGACGGCGCTCTCGAATCACGTTCCGGATCCCCGGCTGATGACAGCCTACGCCGAGCACCAGGAGGGGCCGATGCACCGACTCAATCCCTGGACGAAAATCGGGCTGCTTGGGGCGCTCGTCCTGGCAGTGACGATCCTCGAGGACCTCGTCCCGCTGGTCGGTCTCTACGGCGCGGTCCTGGTCGCCTACGTGGGGGCTGGCCTGCCGGTTCGACGGCTCCTCGGGTGGTTCACCCTGCCCACGTTGTTCGTCGTTTCCATCGGCGGGCCACTGCTGATCATGGAACCCGGGACACCGATCGGGGGCATCCTGGAGACGCCACTGGGCGGTCTCTCAGTCACCTGGACAGGGGCGACGCTCGTCGTCGAACTCGCCGCTCGCTCGTTGACGGTCGTCACGTTCGTGCTCGCGACGGCGATGACGACCCGGTACGCCGACGTCGCGACGGTCCTCGATCGACTCTTCCCGAGTCCGATCGATCAGGTCGCGCTGTTGACCTACCGGTTCACGTTCGTCATGCTCGAAACGCTCGAAGATCTCGTCAAGGCGGCCCAGGCACGCGGCGCGACGCTCTCAACGTTCTGGTCGAACCGGGGCCTCTACGCCCGCATGCTGGGAATGACGATGCTGACCGCGATCGAGCGCTCCGAACGACTCGTCGCCTCGATGGAGGCCCGCGGATATGACGGCGACATCGCCATGAACAGTGCGATTCCGAGACCGTCGCTGCTCGAACTGGCGGCCGTCCTCGCGGCCTATGGGCTCGTTGCCGCGTACGTGCTAACCAGCATGGGGGTGCTCGCATGA
- a CDS encoding NAD(P)/FAD-dependent oxidoreductase: MISQPVRDETDASYVVVGDGIAGSSAAAELSDRTTNASITVVTGESEPLYNRILIKEFAKGTLSADVVRMHDRSWYDDRDIDLRLGTRVEAVDTAAQVLETEAGKSIAYDELLIATGSTPRSLPVENADADGVTTFWTIEDAEEIRQNAARAEHNVIVGGGLLGIDYAAIAAAQDIDAHYLIREGHWFSGALSETGAEIVHEALRERGVTPVVETEVSRFETDDAGHLRAAIASDGRRYEADCAGVAIGTTPNTGLLEETPVPLEDGIVVDETLQTDVPSVWAAGDVARYDDPRLGRHVSNGSWGSAAAQGELAARNMLAAPDARAPFEYVPSYSVSHFEFPLASFGHPRLGDTYHERRYGDREWRRLAFRDGQLVGGVLIGDREPLQAYKQLTASGRHVHHQVQQLLAPSFDGTVFERQSSPLASD; the protein is encoded by the coding sequence ATGATATCACAGCCTGTTCGAGACGAAACCGACGCGTCGTACGTCGTGGTCGGCGATGGTATCGCCGGCAGTTCGGCAGCGGCAGAACTGTCCGACCGGACGACCAACGCTTCGATCACGGTAGTGACTGGCGAATCGGAGCCACTCTACAACCGGATTCTGATCAAGGAGTTCGCCAAAGGGACGCTGTCGGCGGACGTCGTCCGAATGCACGACCGATCGTGGTACGACGACCGCGACATCGACCTCCGCCTCGGCACACGCGTCGAAGCTGTCGATACCGCCGCCCAGGTCCTCGAAACCGAGGCCGGCAAGTCGATCGCTTACGACGAGTTGCTGATTGCGACCGGGAGCACACCGCGGTCGTTACCGGTCGAGAACGCCGACGCCGACGGCGTCACCACGTTCTGGACGATCGAGGACGCCGAGGAGATTCGGCAGAACGCTGCTAGGGCCGAACACAACGTGATCGTCGGCGGCGGCCTGCTGGGGATCGACTACGCTGCCATCGCCGCCGCCCAGGACATCGACGCTCACTACCTCATTCGGGAGGGCCACTGGTTCTCGGGCGCCCTCTCGGAAACTGGTGCCGAGATCGTTCACGAGGCCTTGCGCGAGCGTGGCGTGACGCCCGTCGTCGAGACCGAGGTCAGTCGCTTCGAGACCGACGACGCTGGGCACCTCCGTGCCGCAATCGCATCGGATGGCCGCCGATACGAGGCCGATTGTGCCGGCGTCGCCATCGGGACGACGCCGAACACGGGCTTGCTCGAGGAGACGCCAGTCCCCCTCGAAGATGGCATCGTCGTCGACGAGACGCTTCAGACGGACGTCCCGTCGGTGTGGGCGGCGGGTGACGTGGCTCGTTACGACGACCCTCGGCTCGGGCGACACGTCAGCAACGGGTCCTGGGGGAGTGCGGCTGCTCAGGGTGAATTGGCCGCCCGGAACATGCTCGCCGCGCCCGACGCGAGAGCGCCCTTCGAGTACGTCCCGTCCTATTCGGTCTCCCATTTCGAATTTCCACTCGCGTCGTTCGGTCACCCGCGCCTCGGCGACACCTATCACGAACGCCGGTACGGCGATCGGGAGTGGCGACGACTCGCCTTCCGTGACGGCCAACTCGTCGGTGGCGTGTTGATCGGGGATCGTGAGCCACTCCAGGCGTACAAACAACTCACTGCTAGCGGTCGCCACGTTCACCACCAGGTCCAGCAGTTGCTCGCCCCCTCCTTCGATGGAACCGTCTTCGAGCGCCAGTCCTCGCCGCTGGCCTCGGACTGA
- a CDS encoding FAD-dependent oxidoreductase encodes MSERVVIVGGNAGGASAAARLRRLDESLDIVVFERGENVSIGTCGMPYYVGDEIETIDELLVQTPQSLERRFALDVRTGSEVIDVDPVEQTLTVEQGGDTSEEPYESLVLSPGADPIVPPIDGLESCESVHTLQSLSDARTIKDRVEAPDATRAVVIGGGYIGLEVTESLQEAGMAVSLVEMEDHVMQALDYEMAAQVNNHLRDQGVDLHLNARAEAIDTDGATTVELADGTPVPADVIVLATGVSPRTKLAEAADLDIGSAGGIVVDEQLRTSAADIYAIGDAIEVPDCVTGEPAHVPLAGPANKQGRIVANVIAGMEDSQDCVLSTSIAKVFDKTVAATGRNERALEAAGIDYEKSYTYSMSHASYYPGAEPMWIKVLFDPQDGRLYGAQIVGGDGVDKRIDVLATAIEFEATVFDLQDLDLAYAPPYGSGKDPVNMAGFAAGNIVQDVVDVIHWHDLEDLDPSEYTLLDCRPLEERHEDGRVIGAEELPLGDLRDRLDELPSDTTIVPHCKAGLRSYITTRILTQHGFDAKNVAGGYELYREAKRDRDARERGAQLGTIFR; translated from the coding sequence GTGAGCGAGCGCGTCGTCATCGTCGGCGGGAATGCGGGTGGCGCCAGCGCGGCCGCCCGCCTGCGTCGACTCGACGAATCGCTCGATATCGTCGTCTTCGAGCGTGGGGAGAACGTCTCGATCGGGACCTGCGGGATGCCCTACTACGTCGGCGACGAGATCGAAACCATCGACGAGTTGCTGGTCCAGACACCCCAGTCGCTCGAACGACGGTTCGCCCTAGACGTCCGAACCGGGAGCGAAGTGATCGACGTCGATCCAGTGGAACAGACACTGACCGTCGAGCAGGGTGGCGATACCTCCGAGGAACCCTACGAGTCACTGGTGCTCTCGCCGGGTGCGGATCCGATCGTCCCGCCGATCGACGGCCTCGAATCCTGTGAGAGCGTCCACACGCTCCAGTCGCTGTCGGACGCACGAACGATCAAAGACCGCGTCGAGGCACCCGATGCCACGCGTGCTGTCGTCATCGGCGGTGGGTACATCGGCCTGGAAGTGACCGAGAGCCTTCAGGAAGCAGGCATGGCCGTCTCGCTGGTCGAGATGGAAGATCATGTCATGCAAGCTCTGGACTACGAGATGGCGGCCCAGGTCAACAACCACCTGCGCGATCAGGGCGTCGACCTCCACCTTAACGCCCGCGCCGAGGCGATCGACACCGACGGCGCGACGACGGTCGAACTCGCCGACGGGACGCCCGTCCCGGCCGACGTGATCGTCCTCGCGACGGGTGTCTCTCCCCGGACAAAACTGGCCGAAGCGGCCGACCTCGATATCGGGTCGGCTGGCGGCATCGTCGTCGACGAGCAGTTGCGAACGTCCGCGGCGGACATCTACGCCATCGGTGACGCGATCGAGGTGCCCGACTGCGTGACAGGCGAACCGGCGCACGTCCCGCTGGCTGGCCCGGCGAACAAACAGGGGCGGATCGTCGCCAACGTGATCGCCGGGATGGAGGACAGCCAGGACTGTGTGCTCTCGACGTCGATCGCGAAAGTGTTCGACAAGACTGTCGCGGCGACCGGTCGCAACGAACGCGCCCTGGAGGCGGCGGGCATCGACTACGAGAAGTCCTACACCTACTCGATGTCCCACGCCAGCTACTACCCCGGCGCCGAGCCGATGTGGATCAAAGTCCTGTTCGATCCCCAGGACGGACGCCTCTATGGCGCTCAGATCGTCGGCGGCGACGGCGTCGATAAGCGTATCGACGTGCTGGCGACGGCCATCGAATTCGAGGCGACCGTCTTCGACCTGCAGGACCTGGATCTGGCGTATGCCCCGCCGTACGGCTCCGGCAAGGATCCCGTCAATATGGCTGGGTTCGCCGCCGGCAATATCGTGCAGGACGTGGTCGATGTAATTCACTGGCACGACCTCGAAGACCTCGATCCATCCGAATACACGTTGTTGGACTGCCGCCCACTGGAAGAACGCCACGAGGACGGCCGGGTGATCGGGGCCGAGGAACTCCCGCTCGGCGACCTCCGGGACCGGCTCGACGAACTGCCGAGCGATACGACGATCGTTCCCCACTGCAAAGCTGGCCTTCGGTCCTACATCACGACGCGCATCTTGACCCAGCACGGCTTTGACGCGAAAAACGTCGCTGGCGGGTATGAACTCTACCGGGAAGCAAAACGCGACCGCGACGCCCGCGAACGCGGCGCACAACTGGGGACCATCTTCCGCTGA
- a CDS encoding cobalamin transport operon protein, with the protein MERWKQYSVLAGLLATFTGLGYWGFTATGGSLPYAKRFAATIQRGVETGGGSIVDLGRGVVIAGPIRNGGLVLEWLALLGLLAAVGVGLYVYGDRLVEGGRYP; encoded by the coding sequence ATGGAGCGCTGGAAGCAATACAGCGTGCTCGCGGGCCTGCTGGCGACGTTCACGGGACTGGGGTACTGGGGATTCACCGCCACTGGTGGATCGCTGCCGTATGCAAAACGCTTCGCGGCGACGATCCAGCGTGGCGTTGAGACGGGTGGCGGATCCATCGTTGATCTCGGTCGCGGGGTCGTCATCGCCGGCCCGATCCGAAACGGCGGACTTGTGCTCGAATGGCTCGCCCTCTTAGGATTGCTGGCAGCGGTCGGAGTCGGCCTGTACGTCTACGGTGACCGACTGGTCGAAGGAGGGCGATACCCGTGA
- a CDS encoding energy-coupling factor ABC transporter ATP-binding protein: protein MTDDTPLIDLECQSHTYPDGTVGVHDIEFSVYPEEIVAVVGGNGSGKSTCLEHLNATLVPDEGRLVVHGTEITDENRELARSEVGFVFQDPDTQLVAPTVVDDVAFGLNNHGVTGEGALERARDALASVGASHLEERIPHYLSGGEKRLVGLAGVLAMEPSVIVLDEPFAGLDPERSAMVAERLRDIRAEEGISVVLSTHDLDTAADLADRVCVMADGNAIGGGTPREVFYDDALLDRANLTPPTPVRIARDVGLDASDRPPVTEAELVDHLGDGANKTRRAVAASDD, encoded by the coding sequence ATGACCGATGACACGCCACTAATAGACCTCGAATGCCAGTCACACACCTATCCCGACGGGACCGTCGGGGTCCACGACATCGAGTTCAGCGTCTATCCAGAGGAAATTGTCGCCGTCGTCGGCGGTAACGGCTCCGGGAAATCGACCTGTCTCGAACACCTCAACGCAACGCTGGTCCCCGACGAGGGACGGCTCGTCGTCCACGGTACCGAGATCACAGACGAGAATCGCGAGTTAGCCCGCTCGGAAGTCGGATTCGTCTTCCAGGACCCGGACACACAACTGGTCGCGCCGACGGTAGTCGACGACGTGGCCTTTGGTCTCAACAACCACGGCGTGACCGGCGAGGGGGCGCTCGAACGCGCCCGTGACGCACTGGCGTCGGTCGGCGCGAGCCATCTCGAAGAACGGATCCCGCATTACCTCAGCGGCGGCGAAAAGCGCCTCGTGGGGCTCGCTGGCGTCCTCGCCATGGAACCGAGCGTGATCGTGTTAGACGAGCCGTTCGCGGGGCTGGATCCCGAGCGCTCGGCGATGGTTGCCGAGCGCTTGCGCGACATTCGCGCCGAGGAAGGGATCAGCGTCGTCCTCTCGACGCACGACCTCGATACGGCCGCCGATCTGGCCGATCGGGTCTGCGTGATGGCCGACGGCAACGCGATCGGCGGCGGCACCCCACGCGAGGTGTTTTACGACGACGCCCTGCTCGATCGGGCGAACCTCACACCGCCGACGCCGGTTCGGATCGCTCGCGATGTCGGCCTGGACGCGAGTGATCGACCGCCGGTCACCGAGGCCGAACTCGTCGATCACCTGGGCGACGGGGCGAACAAGACCAGGCGTGCTGTCGCCGCCTCCGACGACTGA
- a CDS encoding energy-coupling factor ABC transporter permease: protein MAHIHLGEGAFPLWALALWTAVGAGVLGIVVYRIRTRGVDSRRIALAGIAAAASFAIFQLNIPIWGGIHMNFTGLVGILAGPFLGAIIAFVVNVFSAALGHGAIGLLGANTLVNATEAVAAYYGFKQLRRAEWDLFPAGTAGATLGLAAGAVLMGAVIVISGVNGSALPRGGLTIAVAGMVGLNLGVAVIEGLLTGLIVRFLASVRPDLIDERAEENVRAGVSA from the coding sequence GTGGCACACATTCACCTCGGCGAGGGGGCGTTCCCGCTGTGGGCGCTCGCTCTCTGGACGGCTGTCGGCGCCGGCGTACTCGGCATCGTCGTGTATCGAATCCGAACGCGAGGCGTCGATTCGAGACGGATCGCACTGGCGGGGATCGCCGCCGCCGCGAGTTTCGCCATCTTCCAGTTGAATATTCCCATCTGGGGCGGTATTCACATGAACTTCACCGGGCTCGTGGGGATCCTGGCCGGACCGTTTCTCGGCGCGATCATCGCGTTCGTGGTGAACGTGTTCTCGGCGGCGCTCGGTCACGGGGCGATCGGACTGCTCGGCGCGAACACGCTCGTCAACGCGACCGAGGCCGTCGCAGCCTACTACGGGTTCAAACAATTGCGGCGTGCTGAGTGGGACCTCTTCCCGGCTGGGACGGCGGGAGCGACACTCGGTCTCGCCGCCGGCGCGGTACTCATGGGCGCCGTCATCGTCATCAGTGGCGTCAACGGGAGTGCGCTCCCACGAGGCGGGTTGACGATTGCCGTCGCCGGCATGGTCGGGTTGAACCTGGGCGTCGCGGTCATCGAAGGACTGCTCACCGGACTTATCGTCCGCTTTCTCGCATCGGTCCGACCGGACCTGATCGACGAGCGCGCTGAGGAGAACGTGCGAGCGGGGGTGAGCGCCTGA
- a CDS encoding ZIP family metal transporter, whose amino-acid sequence MTMNEATPTASDRSHRLAYAVSAITALVFAAVIGLGIATGRQSLVTVVVFGLLAMLGGVAISFFGDFETPERQVWAYGLASGAMLASAAALLAPKAILRHEAYGGFAIALGYLLGYAAHELGHQVTHYDLPLNAAVGELTLYALAAGSIMGVVYESLPNLSVLFGFGVLAHKFPAGFTGSETLRQSGLPRVVMVVPAAAVAISAIPLSMLTPPLSPIVKAVFFGVSTGVFAHVAIDMLPECSHVGSHADSSGHGTIQCSRDANRIRQYAVVSTLAGAGAIFVLWQVLAMG is encoded by the coding sequence ATGACCATGAACGAAGCGACACCGACGGCGTCTGACCGGAGTCATCGACTGGCGTATGCCGTGAGTGCCATCACTGCCCTGGTCTTTGCAGCCGTCATTGGTCTCGGGATCGCAACGGGCCGGCAGTCGCTGGTCACCGTCGTCGTGTTCGGCCTGCTCGCGATGCTGGGTGGCGTCGCGATCAGTTTCTTCGGGGACTTCGAGACGCCGGAGCGACAGGTCTGGGCGTATGGGCTGGCGAGCGGGGCGATGCTCGCGAGTGCGGCCGCCTTGCTCGCGCCGAAAGCGATCCTGCGACACGAAGCCTACGGCGGGTTCGCCATCGCCTTGGGCTACCTGCTGGGGTATGCTGCACACGAACTCGGCCATCAGGTCACCCATTACGACCTGCCGCTGAACGCCGCTGTCGGGGAACTGACGCTGTACGCGCTGGCCGCCGGGTCGATCATGGGCGTGGTGTACGAATCCCTGCCGAACCTCTCGGTGTTGTTTGGGTTTGGCGTCCTCGCGCACAAGTTCCCCGCCGGGTTCACTGGCTCGGAGACGTTGAGACAGTCCGGCTTGCCCCGTGTCGTGATGGTGGTCCCTGCCGCTGCCGTCGCGATCAGTGCGATTCCACTCTCGATGCTGACGCCGCCATTGTCGCCAATCGTGAAAGCAGTCTTCTTCGGCGTGTCGACGGGCGTGTTCGCCCACGTCGCCATCGACATGCTTCCAGAGTGTTCCCACGTCGGCTCGCACGCCGATTCGAGCGGCCACGGGACGATTCAGTGTTCGCGCGACGCCAACCGCATTCGACAATATGCCGTGGTGAGCACGCTTGCCGGTGCGGGCGCGATCTTCGTCCTCTGGCAAGTGCTTGCGATGGGGTGA
- a CDS encoding helix-turn-helix domain-containing protein gives MGADRREHSPATSGRAARPLRAVFEIAVADVCPLTDVEQPISSVTAQQVGEICECEVVTEGDGVDVLRLERERSADCLADVFHRHGYVPHITAVEDGSLRITVHPPDRASIGTLLEELRAIGYDVTTERIHALRGEDDETRSLALVDRSTLTDKQRTAVELALEWGYYDDNKRVTLATLADEFDISQSALSRRLRAAEAKLVRGVFSSS, from the coding sequence ATGGGAGCGGATCGCCGGGAACACAGCCCTGCCACGTCGGGACGCGCTGCTCGCCCACTGCGAGCCGTCTTCGAGATCGCGGTGGCCGACGTCTGTCCGTTGACCGACGTCGAACAGCCAATTTCCTCGGTCACGGCCCAGCAGGTCGGCGAGATCTGCGAGTGTGAGGTCGTCACTGAGGGCGACGGCGTCGACGTGCTCCGTCTCGAGCGCGAGCGGTCCGCCGACTGTCTCGCGGATGTCTTTCACCGACACGGCTACGTGCCACACATCACGGCCGTCGAGGATGGATCGCTCCGAATCACTGTCCACCCGCCGGATCGGGCGTCGATCGGGACGCTGCTGGAGGAGCTCCGTGCGATTGGCTACGACGTTACGACTGAGCGCATTCACGCACTTCGCGGCGAGGACGACGAGACACGGTCGCTGGCACTGGTCGATCGCTCGACGCTGACGGACAAACAGCGTACGGCCGTCGAACTCGCGCTGGAATGGGGCTACTACGACGACAACAAGCGCGTGACACTGGCTACGCTGGCTGATGAATTCGATATCTCCCAATCGGCGCTCTCTCGCCGACTCAGAGCTGCGGAGGCCAAGCTCGTCCGCGGCGTCTTTTCCAGTTCGTGA
- a CDS encoding TDT family transporter: MNDLFSRNIYPRSQLRNVVEFFGPQWFGSTMGTGALGVALSLVAAHFHLAIVDTLATAIVALTIGLTLVFAIPWTLRILQYPDRVWADLTHPIRGQFYPTMPITLIVIGIGIHRTMGGLLGPAVERLVLTGLFVAGSLGIFGFGLLLVTIMFANDEVGIGHGVFAWYIPPVSHLVIPLLGLLLVESTYAGTTTGQLLFMVSMMALGVGGFMFLFFGSIVLHRYAYESLPREKLAPTFVIGLAPTAVLVIAVGRLIGALRAGAGFGLSAEPVIAALKLLATVLWGFSAWWFLLTLAVVSFYVLDRTHPFFFTWWAYTFPLGAFAISTAVMHHLFGLAAFAFVLAGVTALLAVLWTITAAFTTRMILRGHAFTPE, translated from the coding sequence ATGAATGACCTATTCAGCAGGAACATCTACCCACGGTCACAGCTACGGAACGTCGTCGAATTCTTCGGCCCACAGTGGTTCGGGTCGACGATGGGGACAGGTGCGCTCGGCGTCGCGCTGTCGCTGGTGGCAGCGCACTTCCACCTCGCGATTGTCGACACCCTCGCGACGGCCATCGTCGCGCTGACGATCGGGCTGACACTCGTGTTTGCCATTCCGTGGACCCTCCGAATCCTCCAGTATCCCGATCGCGTCTGGGCCGATCTCACGCATCCGATCCGGGGTCAGTTCTACCCCACGATGCCGATCACGCTCATCGTTATCGGGATTGGGATTCACCGGACAATGGGCGGACTACTGGGGCCAGCGGTCGAACGACTCGTTCTGACTGGGCTGTTCGTCGCCGGGAGCCTGGGCATCTTCGGCTTCGGACTCCTGCTGGTGACAATCATGTTCGCCAACGACGAGGTGGGGATCGGTCACGGCGTCTTCGCCTGGTACATCCCGCCGGTCTCCCATCTCGTGATTCCACTGTTGGGGCTGTTGCTCGTCGAGAGCACCTACGCCGGAACGACGACGGGCCAGTTGCTGTTCATGGTGTCGATGATGGCCCTGGGGGTCGGGGGCTTCATGTTCCTGTTTTTCGGATCGATCGTGCTGCATCGCTACGCCTACGAATCACTCCCGCGTGAGAAACTCGCCCCGACGTTCGTCATCGGCCTGGCCCCGACAGCCGTGCTCGTGATCGCCGTCGGTCGGTTGATCGGGGCGCTGCGTGCCGGTGCCGGGTTCGGCCTCTCGGCCGAACCCGTGATCGCTGCGTTGAAGCTCCTCGCGACGGTGCTCTGGGGCTTTTCTGCCTGGTGGTTCCTGCTCACGTTGGCGGTCGTGAGCTTCTACGTCCTCGATCGAACGCATCCGTTTTTCTTCACCTGGTGGGCCTACACCTTCCCGCTCGGTGCCTTTGCCATCTCGACCGCGGTCATGCACCACCTGTTCGGACTCGCGGCCTTCGCGTTCGTCCTTGCCGGCGTGACAGCGTTACTCGCCGTGCTCTGGACGATCACCGCCGCGTTCACGACCCGGATGATACTCCGAGGGCACGCATTCACGCCTGAGTGA
- the nikR gene encoding nickel-responsive transcriptional regulator NikR, translating to MPIVSVSMPEELVDRLDQFATEHGYSGRSEVIRDASRELLDEFDDESLDGRQLMATVTVMFDYQSGDIERKMMDIRHEYDDVVATNFHTHVGEKNCLELFVLEGSMDAISTVVGTIRATKDVHTVGYSVLPMDEGRVLLD from the coding sequence ATGCCCATTGTCAGTGTCTCGATGCCGGAGGAGCTGGTCGATCGACTCGATCAGTTTGCGACCGAGCACGGGTACAGCGGGCGTAGCGAAGTAATTCGGGACGCGAGCCGGGAGTTACTCGATGAGTTCGACGACGAGTCGCTCGATGGCCGCCAACTCATGGCGACGGTGACGGTCATGTTCGATTACCAGTCCGGCGACATCGAGCGGAAAATGATGGATATTCGTCACGAGTACGACGACGTCGTCGCGACGAACTTCCACACGCACGTCGGCGAAAAGAACTGTCTCGAATTGTTCGTCCTCGAAGGGTCGATGGACGCCATTTCGACGGTCGTCGGAACGATTCGGGCCACAAAAGATGTCCACACTGTCGGCTACTCGGTGTTGCCAATGGACGAGGGACGCGTCCTGCTTGACTGA